One genomic window of Glycine soja cultivar W05 chromosome 9, ASM419377v2, whole genome shotgun sequence includes the following:
- the LOC114368671 gene encoding uncharacterized protein LOC114368671 isoform X1, which translates to MGKLVIAFCGHRPLVLIGGPVNKMLILVLLSFIFLWQPIMEKNGSSGVSYLLAFLSCFSDLNPLWQPLGKDTIEYFTLQDLWDCYYEWSAYGAGTPVMLEDGDTVTQYYVPYLSAIQIYTNKSVVASRNRREDSDGVEFESDSWSEDSSSDNLSRSLSNNSSKAWEDAVSEDSSCDQEGSWLRDNKLGCLYLQYTEMASPYSRVPLAEKIDELARSHPALLTLKSVDLSPASWMAVSWYPIYTVPCRNTEKDLEACFLTYHTLSSSFEDCAMECDDIDIGNDPHCSIQGEKCKEKNSGHVSLLPFGLATYKMQGDIWLNPEPYDNEKISYLYSAADSWLKQLNVHHHDFNFFTLHNNTL; encoded by the exons ATGGGGAAATTGGTCATTGCATTTTGTGGGCACAGGCCACTAGTTTTGATTGGTGGTCCAGTGAATAAAATGTTGATCCTAGTATTactatcattcatttttttgtgGCAACCTATTATGGAGAAAAATGGGTCCTCTGGGGTTTCCTATTTGCTTGCTTTTTTG AGCTGCTTTAGTGATCTAAATCCCCTCTGGCAGCCTCTTGGTAAGGACACAATTGAATACTTCACTCTGCAAGATCTTTGGGACTGCTATTATGAATGGAGCGCATATGGTGCTGGTACTCCTGTGATGTTGGAGGATGGTGATACCGTGACTCAGTACTATGTTCCATATctatctgctatccaaatctaCACCAACAAGTCTGTTGTCGCTTCTCG caATCGGAGAGAGGATAGTGATGGAGTTGAATTTGAAAGTGATTCATGGAGTGAGGATAGTTCAAGTGATAACCTATCTAGATCATTAAGTAACAATTCCAGCAAAGCTTGGGAGGATGCTGTTTCTGAGGATTCAAGCTGTGACCAGGAGGGTTCATGGCTAAGGGATAACAAGCTTGGCTGCCTTTACTTGCAGTATACTGAGATGGCTTCACCTTACTCGAGGGTTCCACTTGCGGAGAAG ATAGACGAGTTAGCTCGAAGTCACCCGGCATTATTAACATTGAAGAGTGTGGATCTTTCCCCAGCAAGTTGGATGGCTGTTTCTTG GTACCCAATTTATACTGTCCCATGCCGGAACACTGAAAAGGACTTGGAAGCATGCTTCCTCACTTACCATACATTGTCATCATCTTTCGAAG ATTGTGCAATGGAGTGTGATGACATTGACATAGGGAATGATCCACATTGCTCCATCCAAGGAGAGAAATGCAAGGAAAAGAACAGTGGCCATGTCTCTCTCCTTCCATTCGGGCTAGCAACTTACAAAATGCAAGGAGACATTTGGCTAAACCCTGAACCTTATGACAATGAAAAGATATCCTATCTGTACAGTGCAGCAGACTCATGGTTGAAACAGCTCAATGTCCATCACCATGACTTCAACTTTTTCACATTACACAACAACACCTTGTAA